The Wolbachia endosymbiont of Ctenocephalides felis wCfeT genome includes a region encoding these proteins:
- the bioD gene encoding dethiobiotin synthase produces MQIFVTGTDTDVGKTIISSWLCLHTGYSYFKPIQTGSVLGTDSHQVSDLVSTEVYKEDFVYKEPLSPHLAASLENCSIDIDKISLPKTHELIIEGAGGILVPISRDKFIIDLIKKFNVPTILVARSVLGTINHTLLSLEALRARNISILGVILNGPPNQDNLEAIEFYGRVQVLASVPKLQRINRESLMQIPLSNQLKTIFEVKQ; encoded by the coding sequence AACAGATACTGATGTTGGTAAAACTATTATAAGTAGCTGGCTTTGTTTGCACACTGGATATTCATACTTTAAACCTATCCAAACTGGAAGTGTTTTAGGTACAGATAGTCATCAAGTAAGTGACTTGGTTAGTACTGAAGTCTATAAAGAAGATTTTGTTTACAAAGAACCACTGTCTCCTCATCTGGCAGCATCACTGGAAAACTGTAGCATTGATATCGATAAGATTAGTTTGCCAAAAACACATGAACTAATAATAGAAGGTGCTGGTGGAATTCTAGTGCCAATTAGTAGAGATAAATTTATAATTGACTTAATTAAAAAGTTTAACGTACCCACAATTTTGGTTGCTAGATCTGTTCTTGGTACAATTAATCATACATTACTAAGCTTAGAAGCATTACGTGCCAGAAATATTTCTATTTTAGGAGTGATCTTAAACGGACCACCTAATCAAGATAATCTTGAAGCAATAGAATTTTATGGCAGAGTACAGGTGTTAGCCTCAGTACCAAAACTACAACGAATTAACAGAGAATCTTTAATGCAAATACCACTTTCAAATCAATTAAAAACTATTTTTGAGGTTAAGCAATGA